The Tenacibaculum sp. MAR_2010_89 genome has a window encoding:
- a CDS encoding glycoside hydrolase family 19 protein yields the protein MKQKVKALLVLFIFVTSTLVYANSEKNSNYLSKKTRKSCVNEYTTEISNHPLISKELWNILFPYRFGSKDIGGGEWVLDPKDDFYTYESFIEAINRMSKIKVIFDRRCGTNSYKITRIDKVTGASVVIRKDVDFDEPRNVDKEIIIKEVDYGSFLEEGSTEERKRELIAFFANISHETTGGWATAPGGRFSWGLHFREEPTNASYASPDTNYPPTPGKSYKGRGPIQLSYNYNYGPASEFIFGDKQVLLDNPEKVIEDAALAFQTAIWFWMTPQYPKPSAHDVMTNNWIPNDLDKTKNRVPGLGMTVNIINGGVECGQGTEKPQVVDRIGYYERYAQVYNIGTDMDGVNDLSDCGCKDMSKYGGDASDLTAEPCAQKPAVVFITPINNQIIKQETFASIPISLDVDEKKSVLETITTKVGTETFVGISFSWLPSSYGTHVLTTEAVFKDGKTISTSINIVIWDGINLGCTDIPEWRSTKIYDKPNNYVKYNTTIYRNKWYAANGLEPDKNGVWEKIKECGVNQGTAPIVIWNTPVENQVIEMKTFEEISLKATATDSDGVIQSFSFLHNAKTITATKVGNEYTATFTPLAFGAVTLKAVATDNSDKTTSKEIVFIIKEIGQNTSPVISEITPVNASVIEQENLSVINLKAKVEDNSSVSSVKFLLNEKEVTVTSTKPTIYSASWIPSVYGNVAFKIIAIDDEGKSITANSSFIVKKKTTGTVCETTPSWVSKIYSQAGVEVVYNGAIYKNKWYASSAEVPGESDVWSYIQSCNGSGDDYCGSPAWVSSKVYNTGDKVYYEGTIFEAKWWTKNNIPTTSNEWKVIEPCSSPKSEISSLKLYANIVSEEIKVTVELEKTSYVKIDLFDFSGRKIETIIDVKLHKGTNFFRKSIKNLKKGIYIYKTYVDGEVKTKKILKK from the coding sequence CAAAAGAACTTTGGAATATTTTATTTCCCTACCGTTTTGGTTCTAAAGATATTGGTGGTGGTGAATGGGTTCTTGATCCTAAAGATGATTTTTATACCTATGAATCTTTTATTGAAGCTATAAACAGAATGTCTAAAATTAAAGTGATTTTTGATAGACGCTGTGGTACAAATTCTTATAAAATAACTCGTATCGATAAAGTTACTGGTGCTTCTGTGGTTATTAGAAAAGACGTAGATTTTGATGAACCAAGAAATGTAGATAAAGAAATTATTATTAAGGAAGTAGATTATGGATCTTTTTTAGAAGAGGGAAGTACTGAGGAAAGAAAACGTGAGTTAATTGCCTTTTTTGCTAACATTTCCCATGAAACAACAGGTGGTTGGGCAACAGCTCCAGGAGGAAGGTTTTCTTGGGGACTTCATTTTAGAGAAGAACCAACAAATGCTTCTTATGCATCTCCTGATACTAATTATCCACCAACTCCAGGGAAATCTTATAAAGGTAGAGGACCAATTCAATTATCTTATAATTATAATTATGGACCAGCAAGTGAGTTTATTTTTGGAGACAAGCAAGTTTTATTGGATAATCCAGAAAAAGTAATAGAGGATGCTGCGTTAGCATTTCAAACAGCAATTTGGTTTTGGATGACACCTCAATACCCAAAGCCTTCAGCACATGATGTTATGACTAATAATTGGATACCAAATGATTTAGATAAAACTAAAAATAGAGTTCCAGGTTTAGGGATGACAGTTAATATTATTAATGGAGGTGTTGAATGTGGACAAGGAACTGAAAAACCACAGGTGGTTGATAGAATAGGTTATTATGAACGTTATGCACAAGTTTATAATATTGGAACAGATATGGATGGTGTTAATGATTTGTCTGACTGTGGATGTAAAGATATGAGTAAGTATGGAGGAGATGCTTCAGATTTAACCGCAGAACCTTGTGCGCAAAAACCAGCTGTAGTATTCATTACTCCAATTAATAATCAAATTATAAAACAAGAAACATTTGCTTCCATACCTATAAGTTTAGATGTTGACGAAAAAAAATCAGTATTAGAAACTATAACCACAAAAGTAGGAACAGAAACATTTGTAGGTATATCTTTTTCTTGGTTACCGAGCTCTTATGGAACACATGTGCTTACCACAGAAGCTGTTTTTAAAGATGGGAAAACAATTTCAACTTCAATAAATATAGTTATTTGGGATGGGATTAATTTGGGTTGTACAGATATCCCAGAATGGAGATCCACTAAAATTTATGATAAACCCAATAATTATGTCAAATATAATACTACCATTTATAGAAATAAATGGTATGCAGCAAATGGCTTAGAGCCAGATAAAAATGGAGTTTGGGAAAAAATTAAAGAGTGTGGAGTAAATCAAGGAACTGCACCTATTGTTATTTGGAATACTCCGGTTGAAAATCAAGTAATAGAAATGAAAACTTTTGAAGAAATAAGTTTAAAGGCTACAGCAACCGATAGTGATGGGGTTATACAATCTTTTTCTTTTCTGCATAATGCTAAAACAATTACAGCTACAAAAGTAGGTAATGAGTATACAGCTACATTTACACCATTAGCATTTGGTGCGGTAACTTTAAAAGCTGTCGCAACTGATAATAGTGACAAAACAACTAGTAAAGAAATAGTATTTATTATTAAAGAAATTGGACAAAATACATCACCAGTTATATCAGAAATTACTCCAGTCAATGCTTCGGTTATTGAACAAGAAAATCTTTCAGTTATAAATTTAAAAGCTAAGGTAGAAGATAATAGTTCTGTAAGTTCAGTTAAATTTTTATTGAATGAAAAAGAAGTTACCGTAACATCAACTAAACCAACTATATATTCAGCTTCTTGGATACCTTCAGTTTATGGTAATGTAGCGTTTAAAATAATAGCTATAGATGATGAAGGGAAAAGTATTACTGCTAATTCTTCATTTATTGTAAAAAAGAAAACTACTGGAACAGTTTGTGAAACTACTCCTAGCTGGGTTTCTAAGATATACTCTCAAGCTGGAGTAGAAGTTGTTTATAATGGGGCTATTTATAAAAATAAATGGTATGCTTCTAGTGCAGAAGTACCTGGAGAGTCAGATGTATGGAGTTATATTCAATCCTGTAATGGAAGTGGTGATGATTATTGTGGTTCACCAGCATGGGTTTCTAGTAAAGTTTATAATACAGGTGATAAAGTGTATTATGAAGGTACCATTTTTGAAGCAAAATGGTGGACAAAAAATAATATTCCAACAACATCTAACGAATGGAAAGTTATTGAACCTTGCTCTTCACCAAAATCGGAAATATCATCCTTAAAGTTATATGCTAATATTGTTTCTGAAGAAATAAAAGTAACTGTAGAATTAGAAAAAACATCATACGTTAAAATTGATTTATTTGATTTTTCTGGTAGAAAAATAGAAACGATAATAGATGTAAAACTTCATAAAGGAACTAACTTTTTTAGAAAAAGTATAAAGAACCTAAAAAAAGGAATTTATATCTACAAGACATATGTAGATGGGGAGGTTAAAACCAAAAAGATACTTAAAAAGTAA
- a CDS encoding Crp/Fnr family transcriptional regulator, producing the protein MGVYEQLLGILSNNWEKEISIKRNEFLVNEGEVETNLYFVTKGSLRVFINNEIEEHTIRFGYSNSIITALDSFITGKPTTFFIQAIKKCELKVISKKTYYQLINSKEEYKDVWSKMLENFVYQQIEREIDLITFSPLKRFERLIKRSPQVFQEIPQKYIASYLRMTPETLSRILKSLD; encoded by the coding sequence ATGGGAGTTTATGAGCAGTTATTAGGAATATTATCAAATAATTGGGAAAAAGAGATTTCTATAAAGCGGAATGAATTTTTAGTAAACGAAGGTGAAGTTGAAACTAATTTATATTTTGTAACTAAGGGGAGTTTACGTGTTTTTATTAATAACGAGATAGAAGAACATACCATACGATTTGGTTATTCTAATTCTATTATTACTGCATTAGATAGCTTTATAACTGGTAAACCTACAACATTTTTTATTCAAGCAATTAAAAAGTGCGAGCTCAAGGTTATTTCAAAAAAAACATATTATCAATTAATTAATTCAAAAGAAGAGTATAAAGATGTTTGGAGTAAAATGTTAGAAAACTTTGTGTATCAACAGATTGAAAGAGAAATAGATTTGATAACTTTTTCTCCACTAAAAAGGTTTGAACGATTAATAAAAAGAAGTCCTCAAGTTTTTCAAGAAATTCCACAAAAGTATATAGCGTCTTATTTGCGAATGACGCCTGAAACTCTTTCAAGAATTTTAAAAAGTCTTGATTAA
- a CDS encoding glycosyl hydrolase family 18 protein → MKKTFVLIKLLFLSVLLQAQYQFPACSPDWDAAKDHYKKGEQVSLDGINYTAKYYTSAKPGHASWQRDGGCGDGGLGPNYSGKQRIIGYLPTWIPDYDIKNNFNPEVVTNINVSFLMFKRNNNNYNSNDFGSIALDEFQLKKVDSVLTDCNVLAKAKAKNVKVSVALGGATDYAFLWLMSKYYNNDQKLEEIATLLVNYINERQLDGIDLDLECWWADPTISGTSDQGGRVRGSKWGDGDKGPHNAAIGLTNLSKKLREKMPNKLITAAVFGTSWYGNNYDAKMADYMDWIGLMTYDFTGSWDKSPVGPHSSLHKLPLNTYQGQSVDNPIYAAEDALEYWMGIADPTWNHAGGFDVKKAKLVIGVPMYGYDFSEKKPNGGNGAKFVPYRDIVKDFPNAATSYDVKDPKKLSGHITLNGKNIYFDTPKLAGEKIKYTKNFGHQGVIIWELTQDVDYNSSSSILKAINEAAGNNTSINSVPIVTWKSPMSNQVFEVEKLSEINLKASATDSDGTVVSFEFEYDGKMISATKQGNEYTASFIPVSFGEVLVKATATDDKNASTTKVLTFTVKKKTIGTNLPPVISKITPIDLSVTEQITLSNIVLEATVTDDVSLNSVEFFIDNVAVTSIMNNNGVYSANWQPAAFGTYEFKIIANDGEGASTSSLTSFSIKKKVSGSICDAVLEWKSKIYAQAGEEVKYNGAIYKNKWYASSSETPGVADVWDYIQPCNGDTTNNCGVSTWIASKAYNTGDKVYFEMNIYKAKWWTKNNTPGVSNEWEFVSKCESMSKISELKYPTVVKNEITINMEINQESDVKIELYNFSGQLIKTLISEKNFKGIKILDKDVSDLKKGIYIYKIRVGNKVITEKMLLTK, encoded by the coding sequence ATGAAAAAAACATTTGTATTGATTAAACTTTTATTTTTGAGCGTATTGTTACAGGCTCAATATCAATTCCCTGCTTGTAGTCCAGACTGGGATGCAGCTAAAGATCATTATAAAAAAGGAGAACAAGTTTCTTTAGATGGAATTAATTATACTGCTAAATATTATACTTCAGCAAAACCAGGACATGCTTCATGGCAACGTGATGGTGGATGTGGAGATGGAGGTTTGGGGCCAAATTATTCTGGAAAACAACGTATCATAGGGTATTTACCTACATGGATTCCTGATTATGATATTAAGAATAATTTTAATCCAGAAGTTGTAACTAATATTAATGTGTCTTTTTTAATGTTTAAAAGAAACAACAATAACTATAATAGTAACGATTTTGGATCTATAGCTTTAGATGAGTTTCAGTTAAAGAAAGTTGATTCGGTATTAACAGACTGTAATGTATTAGCTAAAGCAAAAGCTAAAAATGTAAAAGTATCAGTAGCTTTAGGAGGAGCAACAGATTATGCATTTTTGTGGTTAATGTCTAAATACTATAATAATGACCAAAAACTAGAAGAAATAGCAACACTTTTGGTAAATTATATTAATGAGCGTCAATTAGATGGAATTGATTTAGATTTAGAGTGTTGGTGGGCAGACCCTACAATTTCTGGTACTTCTGACCAAGGAGGAAGAGTAAGAGGAAGTAAGTGGGGAGATGGAGATAAAGGTCCTCATAATGCTGCAATTGGTTTAACTAATTTGAGTAAGAAATTGAGAGAAAAAATGCCTAATAAACTAATAACTGCTGCAGTATTTGGAACTTCTTGGTATGGGAATAATTATGATGCAAAAATGGCAGATTACATGGATTGGATTGGTTTGATGACCTATGATTTTACAGGCTCATGGGATAAATCGCCAGTTGGACCTCATTCATCTTTGCATAAACTTCCTTTGAATACCTATCAAGGACAATCTGTGGATAATCCAATTTATGCTGCTGAAGATGCTTTAGAGTATTGGATGGGAATAGCAGATCCAACTTGGAATCATGCTGGCGGTTTTGATGTTAAAAAAGCTAAGTTAGTTATTGGTGTGCCAATGTATGGTTATGATTTTTCTGAGAAAAAGCCTAATGGTGGTAATGGCGCGAAATTTGTACCCTATAGAGATATTGTAAAAGATTTTCCCAATGCAGCAACAAGTTATGATGTTAAAGATCCTAAAAAGTTAAGTGGACATATTACTTTAAATGGAAAGAATATATATTTCGATACTCCTAAATTAGCAGGAGAAAAGATTAAATATACTAAAAATTTTGGGCATCAAGGTGTCATTATTTGGGAACTTACTCAGGATGTAGATTATAATTCATCCTCTAGCATATTAAAGGCAATTAACGAAGCAGCAGGAAATAATACTTCAATAAATAGTGTACCAATAGTAACTTGGAAATCACCAATGAGCAACCAGGTTTTTGAAGTAGAAAAATTGTCTGAAATAAATTTAAAAGCTTCAGCAACAGATTCTGATGGAACTGTAGTTTCTTTTGAGTTTGAGTATGATGGAAAAATGATAAGTGCAACAAAACAAGGAAATGAATATACAGCTAGTTTTATTCCTGTTAGTTTTGGAGAAGTATTGGTTAAGGCAACTGCAACTGATGATAAAAATGCTTCAACTACAAAAGTTTTAACTTTTACGGTTAAGAAAAAAACTATAGGAACAAATCTTCCACCGGTAATCTCAAAGATAACACCTATAGATTTGAGTGTTACTGAGCAAATAACGCTTTCTAATATAGTACTTGAAGCAACTGTAACTGACGATGTTTCTTTAAATTCTGTTGAATTTTTTATAGATAATGTTGCAGTAACATCAATAATGAATAATAATGGGGTTTATTCAGCTAATTGGCAACCTGCTGCTTTTGGAACTTATGAATTTAAAATTATAGCGAATGATGGAGAAGGAGCTAGTACTTCTAGTCTAACATCTTTTTCTATTAAGAAAAAAGTTAGTGGTAGTATTTGTGATGCTGTTTTAGAATGGAAATCAAAAATATACGCACAAGCAGGAGAAGAAGTAAAGTATAATGGAGCTATTTATAAAAATAAATGGTACGCTTCTAGTTCAGAAACACCAGGTGTAGCTGATGTATGGGATTATATTCAACCTTGTAATGGAGATACTACAAATAACTGTGGGGTTTCTACTTGGATTGCTAGTAAAGCTTATAATACAGGAGATAAAGTATATTTTGAAATGAACATATACAAAGCTAAATGGTGGACAAAAAATAATACTCCTGGAGTATCTAATGAATGGGAATTTGTTTCTAAATGTGAGTCAATGAGTAAGATTTCTGAATTAAAGTATCCAACTGTGGTTAAAAACGAGATTACCATAAATATGGAAATTAATCAAGAGTCTGATGTTAAAATTGAGTTGTACAATTTTTCGGGTCAGTTAATCAAAACTTTAATTAGTGAAAAAAACTTTAAAGGAATAAAAATATTAGATAAGGATGTTTCAGATTTAAAAAAGGGAATTTATATTTATAAAATACGTGTAGGAAACAAAGTTATAACTGAGAAAATGTTATTGACTAAATAA
- a CDS encoding DinB family protein, producing MVFNVDELLTELKKYTNNHIEFAHFLESKPEIELQKKVNDTSWSILECLEHLNLYAEFYNREIKQRIQSSNLPSVDSFKSGFLGNKFALDMLPSEKMKTMKTFKSKNPIHSKLKKINVLSNFIKNQKELLVLLELVKDKNLTKIKTSITLPLLKFRLGDTLHFVIYHNERHVVQAKKLM from the coding sequence ATGGTTTTTAACGTAGATGAATTACTAACAGAATTAAAAAAATATACAAATAATCATATAGAGTTTGCACATTTTTTAGAAAGTAAACCTGAAATTGAATTACAAAAAAAAGTAAACGATACATCTTGGTCAATTTTAGAATGTTTAGAGCATTTAAATTTATATGCAGAATTCTATAATAGAGAAATAAAACAAAGAATACAATCTTCAAATTTACCCTCAGTTGATAGTTTTAAATCTGGTTTTTTAGGTAATAAATTTGCCTTAGATATGTTACCTTCTGAAAAGATGAAAACGATGAAGACTTTTAAAAGTAAGAATCCAATACATTCAAAACTTAAAAAAATAAATGTTCTTTCAAATTTTATTAAAAATCAAAAAGAGTTATTGGTATTATTAGAGTTAGTGAAAGATAAAAATTTAACTAAAATTAAAACATCAATTACCTTACCATTATTAAAATTTAGGTTAGGTGATACATTACATTTTGTAATTTATCATAATGAACGACATGTTGTACAAGCTAAAAAGCTAATGTAA